Proteins co-encoded in one Pongo pygmaeus isolate AG05252 chromosome 23, NHGRI_mPonPyg2-v2.0_pri, whole genome shotgun sequence genomic window:
- the MCHR1 gene encoding melanin-concentrating hormone receptor 1 — protein MSVGAAKKGVGRAVGLGGGSGCQATEEDPLPDCGACAPGQGGRHWRLPQPAWVEGSSARLREQETGTGWMDLEASLLPTGPNASNTSDGPDNLISAGSPPRTGSISYINIIMPSVFGTICLLGIIGNSTVIFAVVKKSKLHWCNNVPDIFIINLSVVDLLFLLGMPFMIHQLMGNGVWHFGETMCTLITAMDANSQFTSTYILTAMAIDRYLATVHPISSTKFRKPSVATLVICLLWALSFISITPVWLYARLIPFPGGAVGCGIRLPNPDTDLYWFTLYQFFLAFALPFVVITAAYVRILQRMTSSVAPASQRSIRLRTKRVTRTAIAICLVFFVCWAPYYVLQLTQLSISRPTLTFVYLYNAAISLGYANSCLNPFVYIVLCETFRKRLVLSVKPAAQGQLRAVSNAQTADEERTESKGT, from the exons ATGTCAGTGGGAGCTGCGaagaagggagtggggagggcagTTGGGCTTGGAGGCGGCAGCGGCTGCCAGGCTACCGAGGAAGACCCCCTTCCCGACTGCGGGGCTTGCGCTCCGGGACAAGGTGGCAGGCACTGGAGGCTGCCGCAGCCTGCGTGGGTGGAGGGGAGCTCAGCTCGGTTGCGGGAGCAGGAGACCGGCACTGGCTGGATGGACCTGGAAGCCTCGCTGCTGCCCACTGGTCCCAACGCCAGCAACACCTCTGATGGCCCCGATAACCTCATCTCGGCAG GATCACCTCCTCGCACGGGGAGCATCTCCTACATCAACATCATCATGCCTTCGGTGTTCGGCACCATCTGCCTCCTGGGCATCATCGGGAACTCCACGGTCATCTTCGCGGTCGTTAAGAAATCCAAGCTGCACTGGTGCAACAACGTCCCCGACATCTTCATCATCAACCTCTCGGTAGTGGatctcctctttctcctgggCATGCCCTTCATGATCCACCAGCTCATGGGCAATGGGGTGTGGCACTTTGGGGAGACCATGTGCACCCTCATCACGGCCATGGATGCCAATAGTCAGTTCACCAGCACCTACATCCTGACCGCCATGGCCATTGACCGCTACCTGGCCACTGTCCACCCCATCTCTTCCACGAAGTTCCGGAAGCCCTCTGTGGCCACCCTGGTGATCTGCCTCCTGTGGGCCCTCTCCTTCATCAGCATCACCCCCGTGTGGCTGTATGCCAGACTCATCCCCTTCCCAGGAGGTGCAGTGGGCTGCGGCATCCGCCTGCCCAACCCAGACACTGACCTCTACTGGTTCACCCTGTACCAGTTTTTCCTGGCCTTTGCCCTGCCCTTTGTGGTCATCACTGCCGCATATGTGAGGATCCTGCAGCGCATGACGTCCTCAGTGGCCCCCGCCTCCCAGCGCAGCATCCGGCTGCGGACAAAGAGGGTGACCCGCACAGCCATCGCCATCTGCCTGGTCTTCTTTGTGTGCTGGGCACCCTACTATGTGCTACAGCTGACCCAGTTGTCCATCAGCCGCCCGACCCTCACCTTTGTCTACCTGTACAATGCGGCCATCAGCTTGGGCTATGCCAACAGCTGCCTCAACCCCTTTGTGTACATCGTGCTCTGCGAGACGTTCCGCAAACGCTTGGTCCTGTCGGTGAAGCCGGCAGCCCAGGGGCAGCTTCGCGCTGTCAGCAACGCTCAGACGGCTGATGAGGAGAGGACAGAAAGCAAAGGCACCTGA